The region GTTCGAGGCAGGGCGATCTGCATTGGACAACGTGAGAGGAATAATTGAGAGTATAAGATCTCGAGGACGTTCGCAGAGGTTGCTTGGTACCATTGGGTCACGAGGACATTGGGCCGTACAGGATGGCCATACAGGATATAGAGGAAGATAGTGGAGAGATGGATTGAATACCTTCTCGTTCCGAATGGACATGTCTTGCTCGCTGCAACGTCAGCTGCATACTTACTAGCACCCGTGCACCTCCGTGAAGTATACAGGTACATGTTGACATGTTGGTGTGTCAATGTGTCATACTGTCATAACTTTAGCGCTCACTATAGTGGATTCTGGGAAGATGGGTCATAATTCAAGCTTCGTGCCCCGCTCTTTTACATTTGTTACAGTATAATACAATGTCGTTACTCATCCAATCTCATGACCACCGAATCTTGCTCTTCCACTCATCCACCTTGGCCTCCCACCACGTCTTCTTGGGTGCGCGCTCGATTTCCTCCATCAGCTTTGTGTAGTGCTCTGGTGCAGACTTTGGCTTCAGCACACCAGGTGACAGCGCATACTTTGTGCTGTAGCGGTTTTCGAGTAGCGAATACAAGGCGTTTACTTGGGCCTGCTCGAATTTGGGGTTTTCAGGTGGTGAAGATGCGGCGGGGGTTGTTGCTGCGGGGGCCTGGGGTTTTGCGCCTTCTTCTGGGGTGGGAGTGATGGGTTGTACGCCAAAGGGCTGGCCATGGTGCTCGATTGCGCGGGTGAAGGGT is a window of Pyrenophora tritici-repentis strain M4 chromosome 2, whole genome shotgun sequence DNA encoding:
- a CDS encoding PAT1 domain containing protein, with the translated sequence MAGTIAKQYTRALALWPKDALRPNLPFTRAIEHHGQPFGVQPITPTPEEGAKPQAPAATTPAASSPPENPKFEQAQVNALYSLLENRYSTKYALSPGVLKPKSAPEHYTKLMEEIERAPKKTWWEAKVDEWKSKIRWS